In Pseudovibrio brasiliensis, the following are encoded in one genomic region:
- a CDS encoding HlyD family type I secretion periplasmic adaptor subunit produces MKNWDYATDIRASLQTRPPRAATRVILIVFVALIAGIVWASQAELEEVTRGEGRVVPSSQIQIVQAPEKGIVKSLLVEEGQIVQKGDIVVRVDDTGFSSQLGELQQRQWSLLARAGRLMAEANNAPLELSEELRSNAPGHSFEEEQVYLARKQQLASEISLLKNQRLQREQELEELLAEQRKTTVTTETLAREVEINERLFKRKVLPEIEFLRLKRQLDDAQGSLEVLNASIRRVTSAGQEAEERIANAQTVFHAKARQELAAARAELAVINESIKAARDKVQRTDLEAPVYGVVNQLNISTIGAVVQPGEPLVEIVPLEDTLLIEAQISPQDVAFLRPGQEVTVKITAYDYSIYGGLKGKLERIAADSTKDEQGNRFFKVNVRTDKNYLGTETDPLPIIPGMVASVDVLTGFKTVLDYILKPINKVRSEALRER; encoded by the coding sequence ATGAAAAACTGGGATTATGCGACCGATATCCGCGCTAGCCTGCAGACGCGCCCACCAAGGGCAGCAACACGCGTTATTCTGATTGTTTTTGTTGCGCTGATTGCCGGTATCGTCTGGGCATCTCAGGCTGAGCTTGAAGAGGTAACACGTGGTGAAGGGCGTGTTGTGCCATCCAGCCAGATCCAGATCGTTCAAGCGCCTGAGAAAGGAATCGTGAAATCTCTGCTCGTCGAAGAGGGGCAGATCGTCCAGAAGGGCGATATCGTCGTGCGCGTGGATGATACAGGCTTTTCCTCGCAGCTTGGTGAGCTTCAGCAGCGTCAGTGGAGCCTTTTGGCGCGTGCAGGGAGATTGATGGCAGAGGCGAACAATGCGCCTCTGGAGCTTTCTGAGGAGCTTAGGAGCAATGCGCCGGGTCATAGCTTTGAAGAAGAGCAGGTTTACCTGGCCCGCAAGCAACAATTAGCGAGTGAGATTTCTTTGCTCAAAAATCAGCGTTTGCAGCGAGAGCAGGAGCTGGAAGAACTGCTGGCGGAACAGCGCAAAACGACTGTAACAACCGAAACGTTGGCCCGCGAAGTTGAAATTAACGAGCGGCTCTTTAAGCGCAAGGTGCTTCCAGAGATTGAGTTCCTGCGTCTTAAGCGCCAGCTGGACGATGCTCAGGGCAGTTTGGAAGTGCTGAATGCTTCTATCCGGCGTGTGACTTCAGCGGGGCAGGAGGCGGAAGAACGTATCGCCAATGCGCAGACCGTGTTTCATGCCAAGGCCCGTCAGGAACTAGCTGCAGCACGTGCTGAGCTGGCGGTAATAAATGAGAGCATTAAAGCTGCTCGCGATAAGGTTCAGCGGACCGATCTTGAGGCGCCTGTCTACGGTGTGGTTAATCAATTGAATATATCCACAATCGGGGCTGTCGTGCAGCCTGGAGAGCCTCTGGTTGAGATTGTTCCGCTTGAAGATACGCTTCTGATTGAAGCGCAGATCAGTCCTCAAGACGTGGCATTTCTTAGGCCAGGTCAAGAGGTTACGGTCAAAATCACTGCCTATGACTACTCCATTTATGGTGGTCTGAAAGGCAAGCTGGAAAGGATCGCTGCGGACTCCACCAAGGACGAGCAGGGAAATCGATTTTTTAAAGTGAACGTCAGAACAGATAAAAACTATCTCGGGACGGAAACGGATCCTTTACCAATAATTCCAGGAATGGTGGCCTCAGTAGACGTTTTAACCGGTTTTAAAACGGTGTTGGATTACATCCTTAAGCCTATAAACAAAGTGCGTTCGGAAGCACTCCGCGAAAGGTAA
- a CDS encoding transglutaminase-like cysteine peptidase — MFCNRFWAAGRRRAATKDYCVYKAAALGFAGVALGFSQFVTAAAALEPQTPYFPMDLASVSTPQPVVLSKARMPVPMAKPELPAIETASAHGADAILDKSTSKLQSVVRSAAGTSIDMRWSIITSQMDSITSSSKCLKSSEKCEVGVLNTWGNLIKSARKLPRHKQLSYVNRGINALISYKSDQQVWGQSDYWASPIETLSQRRGDCEDYAVLKYWTLRELGIPAEDMKVVAVYDTKIGQYHAILNLSYKGGEYVLDNRFGRVALKQDTKNYKWVHVAGSGQQLPQKIKYTSLAAMTRAFN; from the coding sequence ATGTTTTGTAATAGGTTTTGGGCCGCCGGCAGACGCCGTGCGGCAACGAAGGATTATTGTGTCTACAAAGCTGCAGCTCTCGGATTTGCCGGTGTTGCGCTTGGATTTTCTCAGTTTGTTACTGCGGCTGCTGCACTGGAGCCGCAAACCCCTTATTTTCCAATGGATCTCGCTTCTGTTTCTACCCCTCAGCCGGTAGTTCTGTCCAAAGCTCGCATGCCTGTGCCAATGGCAAAGCCTGAGCTTCCAGCTATCGAAACGGCTTCTGCTCATGGGGCTGATGCTATTCTTGATAAGTCTACCAGCAAGCTTCAAAGCGTTGTTCGTTCTGCCGCAGGAACTTCTATCGATATGCGCTGGAGTATTATTACCAGCCAGATGGATAGTATCACGAGCTCTTCCAAGTGTTTGAAAAGCAGCGAGAAATGTGAAGTTGGCGTGCTGAATACCTGGGGCAATCTTATCAAGTCAGCTCGCAAGCTTCCTCGTCACAAGCAGCTTTCCTACGTTAATCGTGGAATTAACGCGCTGATCAGTTACAAGAGTGATCAGCAAGTGTGGGGGCAAAGCGACTATTGGGCTTCTCCGATAGAAACGCTAAGCCAGCGCAGAGGGGATTGCGAGGATTATGCTGTCCTGAAGTACTGGACCTTAAGAGAGCTTGGTATTCCGGCGGAAGATATGAAGGTAGTTGCGGTATATGATACCAAAATTGGCCAGTACCACGCGATCCTCAATCTCTCCTATAAAGGAGGGGAGTACGTGCTGGATAATCGCTTCGGTCGTGTCGCACTTAAGCAAGACACCAAAAACTATAAATGGGTGCATGTTGCCGGTAGTGGCCAGCAGCTCCCGCAAAAGATCAAGTATACATCTCTTGCTGCAATGACCCGCGCGTTCAACTA